A window of the Budorcas taxicolor isolate Tak-1 chromosome 10, Takin1.1, whole genome shotgun sequence genome harbors these coding sequences:
- the RNASE12 gene encoding probable inactive ribonuclease-like protein 12, which produces MRSLHWWPLHSQTSDVAAEGIHRIRPKHVKDLIPLMILMVIIFLVLLFWENELDEEATAATLEQLHVDYPQSDIPIRYCNHMVIQRVIKEPNNTCKKEHFFIHERPRNINSVCNSPRRVTCQNYAPSLCFLSEIKFKMTVCKLTEGTRYPACNYRVFATEGFIVVTCDDMGPAKIQRYTE; this is translated from the exons ATGCGTTCTCTCCACTGGTGGCCTCTACACAGCCAAACTTCTGACGTGGCAGCTGAAGGCATCCACA GAATTAGACCAAAACATGTGAAAGATCTCATACCTCTGATGATACTAATGGTGATAATCTTCCTGGTGCTTCTGTTCTGGGAAAATGAGCTGGATGAGGAAGCAACGGCGGCCACTTTAGAGCAGTTGCATGTGGATTACCCTCAGAGTGACATTCCGATAAGGTACTGCAACCACATGGTCATACAAAGAGTCATCAAGGAACCCAACAACACCTGcaaaaaagaacatttcttcaTCCATGAGAGGCCTCGAAATATCAATAGTGTTTGCAATTCTCCCAGGAGGGTGACTTGCCAAAACTATGCCCCCAGTCTCTGCTTCTTGAGTGAAATCAAGTTCAAAATGACAGTCTGTAAGCTCACTGAAGGCACCAGATATCCTGCCTGCAACTACCGTGTTTTCGCCACAGAGGGGTTTATTGTTGTCACTTGTGATGACATGGGGCCAGCTAAAATCCAGAGATACACTGAATAA
- the RNASE11 gene encoding probable ribonuclease 11, which yields MGFSSFYCRRVRPRSEMEIIFLLLLGLGVIFAGVSESIMEIIKEEFLEKEMKYDMAKSDQEKHTIEVLINLTVSYKNTSLSMSKDMSSSLLTFRRLHYSLSPKRNLGNNKYYCNDITVWRKVSEANGSFKLSNNFIHGSVEVVDGVPTAPSCKCGQTSGISCSETPELRTTTCQFTVGKQSPSCQHHGVTSLKKILVVLTSHSLMSWLVSVSNM from the exons atgggattctccag tttttACTGCAGAAGAGTTCGCCCTAGATCTGAGATGGAGATCATCTTTCTGCTGCTACTTGGCCTGGGGGTAATTTTTGCAGGAGTTTCAGAAAGTATAATGGAGATAATTAAAGAAGAATTTTTAGAGAAAGAGATGAAATATGACATGGCAAAAAGTGACCAGGAAAAACACACCATTGAGGTATTAATAAATTTGACTGTGTCATATAAAAATACCAGCCTCAGCATGTCCAAAGATATGTCTTCCTCATTATTGACCTTCAGAAGATTACATTATAGCCTGTCCCCCAAACGCAATCTAggtaataataaatattactgCAATGACATTACAGTCTGGAGAAAAGTTTCAGAAGCTAATGGGTCATTCAAGTTGAGCAATAACTTCATCCATGGCTCCGTGGAAGTGGTCGATGGGGTCCCCACAGCCCCCAGCTGCAAGTGTGGACAGACTTCAGGCATAAGCTGCTCTGAGACTCCAGAACTAAGGACCACTACATGCCAATTCACAGTGGGCAAACAATCCCCCAGCTGCCAACACCATGGTGTTActtcattaaagaaaattttggTGGTGCTGACAAGTCATTCTCTGATGAGCTGGTTAGTTAGTGTCTCTAACATGTAA